Proteins from a genomic interval of Sugiyamaella lignohabitans strain CBS 10342 chromosome C, complete sequence:
- the ORC1 gene encoding origin recognition complex subunit 1 (Largest subunit of the origin recognition complex; involved in directing DNA replication by binding to replication origins; also involved in transcriptional silencing; exhibits ATPase activity; ORC1 has a paralog, SIR3, that arose from the whole genome duplication; GO_component: GO:0031261 - DNA replication preinitiation complex [Evidence IDA] [PMID 9554851]; GO_component: GO:0005664 - nuclear origin of replication recognition complex [Evidence IDA,IMP] [PMID 9372948]; GO_component: GO:0005656 - nuclear pre-replicative complex [Evidence IDA] [PMID 16824194]; GO_component: GO:0005656 - nuclear pre-replicative complex [Evidence IDA] [PMID 9335335]; GO_component: GO:0005634 - nucleus [Evidence IEA,IEA,IEA]; GO_component: GO:0005634 - nucleus [Evidence IDA] [PMID 11168584]; GO_component: GO:0000808 - origin recognition complex [Evidence IEA]; GO_function: GO:0005524 - ATP binding [Evidence IEA,IEA]; GO_function: GO:0005524 - ATP binding [Evidence IDA] [PMID 17825064]; GO_function: GO:0005524 - ATP binding [Evidence IMP] [PMID 9038340]; GO_function: GO:0016887 - ATPase activity [Evidence IMP] [PMID 9038340]; GO_function: GO:0003677 - DNA binding [Evidence IEA]; GO_function: GO:0003688 - DNA replication origin binding [Evidence IDA] [PMID 16824194]; GO_function: GO:0003682 - chromatin binding [Evidence IEA]; GO_function: GO:0003682 - chromatin binding [Evidence IDA] [PMID 11168584]; GO_function: GO:0017111 - nucleoside-triphosphatase activity [Evidence IEA]; GO_function: GO:0000166 - nucleotide binding [Evidence IEA,IEA]; GO_process: GO:0006260 - DNA replication [Evidence IEA,IEA]; GO_process: GO:0006270 - DNA replication initiation [Evidence IMP] [PMID 16716188]; GO_process: GO:0030466 - chromatin silencing at silent mating-type cassette [Evidence IDA] [PMID 12897051]; GO_process: GO:0030466 - chromatin silencing at silent mating-type cassette [Evidence IDA,IGI] [PMID 16581798]; GO_process: GO:0006267 - pre-replicative complex assembly involved in nuclear cell cycle DNA replication [Evidence IDA] [PMID 16824194]; GO_process: GO:0006267 - pre-replicative complex assembly involved in nuclear cell cycle DNA replication [Evidence IMP] [PMID 9335335]): protein MSDEDEWKYIYPSSENDAPDDESPRKRRTGLRNTSVLSPIGVRRLADEQEFYVGDCVLLDSGSDTPYVGIIESFFFSEKGFMETRTIWFRRFSEITRQSARKNAPENLEGELFATPDMGRDSLDILLEPAIVLSYSEYQNRIAATSDTPIEEKNTFFCRRTFNSDRGLFGKEDFDWSTVYAGRGSDMLQLLANLEDLTPSTRKKTATPRASPAKKQPPKKKIIELSSSDEEDELLSGSDSDEFFDTAEDKAGIRTSPSPTPSKRKRTSASEPKTPTKSRKKASISNTPKTPKSSTVSPVKKRSTATPRRKLNPLQPTAVHALPVRMSPTKQVPTSPHKFARDVLHVATVPDSLPCRESEFSQIFLALESAISSESGTCVYISGTPGTGKTATVREVIAQLQLRVEDEELPAFKFVEINGMKLTNPHTAYEILYENISNKKAAAATAMVLLEKQFKSSSDNNSMPVVVLMDELDQLVTKNQGVMYNFFNWPTFSHSKLIVVAVANTMDLPERMLSNKISSRLGLTRIQFPGYSHEQLREIISTRLANLPEGAGIVEKDAIEFASRKIAGVSGDARRALDICRRAVELAQPEEEEISDTLNDGEKGSLDEHKVTIDHIKKAIAESTSSPTHTFLRGLSMSAKILVCAMLSRVRRSGLIDNPLGDVLQETERIVKLSNDSEKLTAVLFNNNRVRIAGFQYALNELIEGGVLLQQMLRGERSANIRLSIGEEYVKSAFKNDLQVAGML from the coding sequence ATGTCGGATGAAGACGAATGGAAGTATATCTATCCTTCATCAGAAAATGACGCTCCTGATGATGAATCACCGAGGAAGCGTAGAACTGGCTTAAGAAATACCTCTGTCCTATCGCCAATTGGCGTTAGACGATTAGCTGATGAACAGGAATTCTACGTCGGTGATTGCGTTTTATTGgattctggttctgataCTCCGTATGTCGGGATAATTGaaagtttcttttttagtGAAAAGGGATTCATGGAGACGAGGACTATTTGGTTTAGAAGATTTTCTGAGATAACCCGGCAGTCTGCACGAAAGAATGCTCCCGAGAATCTTGAAGGCGAGCTCTTTGCTACACCCGACATGGGAAGAGACTCACTGGATATACTATTGGAGCCGGCTATCGTCTTGAGTTATTCGGAATATCAAAATAGAATTGCCGCAACCAGTGACACTCCTAtagaagaaaagaataCCTTCTTTTGCCGCAGGACATTCAATTCGGACAGGGGTCTGTTTGGCAAAGAGGATTTTGACTGGTCCACAGTATACGCAGGTAGAGGGTCAGATATGTTACAATTACTTGCAAACCTAGAAGATCTCACACCAAGTACTAGGAAAAAGACTGCTACGCCAAGAGCAAGCCCCGCCAAGAAACAACcaccaaagaaaaaaataatagaattgAGCAGTAGCGACGAGGAGGATGAGCTTTTGTCTGGTTCCGATAGTGACGAATTTTTTGACACAGCTGAAGATAAAGCTGGAATAAGAACTTCTCCATCGCCAACACCATCCAAACGTAAACGCACAAGTGCATCAGAACCTAAAACACCTACAAAGTCGAGGAAAAAAGCATCTATCTCTAACACGCCAAAAActccaaaatcatcaactgTAAGTCCCGTCAAGAAGCGCTCCACAGCGACACCAAGACGAAAGCTTAATCCATTACAGCCCACGGCAGTTCATGCGCTGCCAGTAAGAATGTCACCCACTAAGCAGGTCCCCACCAGTCCACACAAGTTTGCTAGAGACGTACTCCATGTTGCGACAGTTCCTGACTCGCTACCGTGTCGAGAATCGGAATTCTCACAAATatttcttgctcttgaaaGTGCAATCAGCTCAGAATCAGGTACTTGTGTTTACATAAGTGGTACTCCAGGAACAGGCAAGACTGCTACTGTGCGTGAAGTTATTGCACAGCTGCAGTTGAGAgtcgaagatgaagaactTCCTGCTTTCAAGTTTGTGGAAATAAATGGAATGAAGCTGACAAATCCGCATACTGCCTATGAAATCCTCTATGAAAATATCTCTAATaaaaaagctgctgctgcaacaGCCATGGTGCTCTTGGAAAAGCAATTCAAGTCATCGTCTGATAATAACAGTATGCCAGTTGTTGTCTTGATGGATGAACTAGATCAACTAGTCACCAAAAACCAAGGTGTTATGTACAATTTCTTTAATTGGCCAACATTTTCCCATTCCAAACTTAtagtagtagcagttgCCAATACTATGGATCTACCAGAAAGAATGCtatcaaacaaaatctCATCTAGATTGGGCTTAACACGTATTCAGTTTCCGGGGTATAGTCATGAACAGTTACGAGAAATCATTTCCACTAGATTGGCAAATCTTCCAGAGGGTGCAGGCATTGTAGAAAAAGATGCGATTGAATTTGCATCTCGTAAAATTGCAGGTGTCAGTGGTGATGCTAGAAGAGCTCTAGACATCTGCCGTAGAGCGGTTGAGCTTGCtcagccagaagaagaagaaatcagtGATACACTTAATGATGGTGAGAAAGGCAGTCTCGACGAGCACAAGGTTACGATAGACCATATCAAAAAAGCAATTGCTGAGAGTACAAGCTCGCCCACCCACACTTTTCTCCGTGGCTTGTCTATGTCTGCCAAAATATTAGTCTGTGCAATGCTGTCTCGAGTCCGTCGCAGCGGACTAATTGACAATCCGCTTGGTGATGTTCTGCAGGAAACAGAACGTATTGTAAAATTGTCGAATGACTCGGAGAAGCTAACTGCCGTACTTTTCAACAATAACCGGGTGAGAATTGCTGGATTTCAATACGCCCTTAATGAATTGATTGAAGGAGGTGTTCTTCTGCAGCAGATGCTTCGTGGCGAACGAAGTGCGAATATCCGTCTCTCTATCGGTGAGGAGTATGTCAAGAGTGCGTTTAAAAATGACCTTCAGGTCGCTGGTATGCTCTAA
- the NUP84 gene encoding Nup84p (Subunit of the Nup84p subcomplex of the nuclear pore complex (NPC); contributes to nucleocytoplasmic transport and NPC biogenesis; also plays roles in several processes that may require localization of genes or chromosomes at the nuclear periphery, including double-strand break repair, transcription and chromatin silencing; homologous to human NUP107; GO_component: GO:0016021 - integral component of membrane [Evidence ISM] [PMID 12192589]; GO_component: GO:0016020 - membrane [Evidence IEA]; GO_component: GO:0031965 - nuclear membrane [Evidence IEA]; GO_component: GO:0005643 - nuclear pore [Evidence IEA,IEA,IEA]; GO_component: GO:0005643 - nuclear pore [Evidence IDA] [PMID 10684247]; GO_component: GO:0031080 - nuclear pore outer ring [Evidence IDA] [PMID 11823431]; GO_component: GO:0031080 - nuclear pore outer ring [Evidence IDA] [PMID 18046406]; GO_component: GO:0005634 - nucleus [Evidence IEA]; GO_function: GO:0017056 - structural constituent of nuclear pore [Evidence IMP] [PMID 22331846]; GO_process: GO:0006974 - cellular response to DNA damage stimulus [Evidence IMP] [PMID 12482937]; GO_process: GO:0030466 - chromatin silencing at silent mating-type cassette [Evidence IDA] [PMID 21818277]; GO_process: GO:0006302 - double-strand break repair [Evidence IGI] [PMID 15725626]; GO_process: GO:0006302 - double-strand break repair [Evidence IMP] [PMID 16418532]; GO_process: GO:0006302 - double-strand break repair [Evidence IMP] [PMID 17538013]; GO_process: GO:0006406 - mRNA export from nucleus [Evidence IMP] [PMID 8565072]; GO_process: GO:0031990 - mRNA export from nucleus in response to heat stress [Evidence IMP] [PMID 18258809]; GO_process: GO:0051028 - mRNA transport [Evidence IEA]; GO_process: GO:0035392 - maintenance of chromatin silencing at telomere [Evidence IMP] [PMID 16418532]; GO_process: GO:0031081 - nuclear pore distribution [Evidence IMP] [PMID 8565072]; GO_process: GO:0045944 - positive regulation of transcription from RNA polymerase II promoter [Evidence IMP] [PMID 22110603]; GO_process: GO:0045893 - positive regulation of transcription, DNA-templated [Evidence IDA,IGI,IMP] [PMID 15817685]; GO_process: GO:0000973 - posttranscriptional tethering of RNA polymerase II gene DNA at nuclear periphery [Evidence IMP] [PMID 20932479]; GO_process: GO:0006606 - protein import into nucleus [Evidence IMP] [PMID 12730220]; GO_process: GO:0015031 - protein transport [Evidence IEA]; GO_process: GO:0034398 - telomere tethering at nuclear periphery [Evidence IMP] [PMID 16418532]; GO_process: GO:0006810 - transport [Evidence IEA,IEA]), translating to MGASALSTGLGANKGLFNNTGSRFRTDTSGISKDPNLVTELDADAPLRSKKTLCPEDEEADRIAFKYVFELLRARKYEEALDICEKTGNWSLKVTISGHNDYIDPEIDGGLLSNIDDSEPRGAEAKVLWQYMCRQLARQAQNIDAYERGIYGFLGGDLDSVLKLCDTWETQFIAYMSHLMVCDADAALVSDKRLAPGLAISPSAIKANHSSSSAQKVLDILSNSSNPVVAVQSEHMIRTLMGAVINGTVGYLVEEASGILRQVMTGAQGSSPLTDNPYILRIFVHLILFLQSIDVPVGDAENVSVILCGYIELLRLQNMGTIAPLYIAYLPDDIAIDTYSVLLATITEQDIRKEHLQLGHKYGLDMANTIRAAVERVFSENEHLYDDQEFTDISTTVSESDVKLYQSIEWFIDSNMWPDAVHSMAALYRRFLSAGRVGAAREFGNRISVSYVVKRYDGHMIGSGHSLTKVSTDSQNELAGIERIQVLEFERLLNCINDIAKWDLHVQVPDQSSKPWRMDALAIVDSISSQVYDLCLNWFRQEEFELDQRIQRLRSIYLPYIILELGRVLISAQKVHSGFLKQAAELAVVIADEKQGLYRLFLASNQLESLLTIVATAVTDGMARGESGIFDA from the coding sequence ATGGGCGCCAGCGCACTCAGTACTGGTTTGGGTGCCAATAAGGGCCTCTTCAATAATACAGGAAGTCGGTTCAGGACAGATACTAGTGGTATTTCTAAAGATCCTAATCTTGTGACTGAACTGGATGCAGATGCCCCTCTGCGATCAAAAAAGACTTTATGtcctgaagatgaggaagcAGACCGAATCGCTTTTAAATACGTTTTCGAGCTTCTTCGTGCTAGAAAATATGAAGAGGCACTAGATATATGTGAAAAGACGGGGAATTGGAGTTTAAAAGTAACCATATCTGGGCATAATGATTACATTGATCCCGAGATCGACGGTGGGCTGCTATCGAATATTGATGATTCAGAACCACGAGGCGCGGAGGCCAAGGTATTATGGCAGTACATGTGTAGGCAGTTAGCGCGGCAGGCTCAGAACATAGACGCCTATGAAAGGGGAATCTACGGCTTTTTAGGAGGAGACCTTGATTCAGTGTTAAAACTTTGCGACACTTGGGAAACTCAATTCATTGCATATATGTCGCATCTCATGGTATGTGATGCTGATGCGGCCTTGGTATCTGATAAACGGTTAGCACCGGGGCTCGCTATATCGCCAAGTGCTATAAAAGCAAACCATTCAAGTAGTAGCGCACAAAAGGTTTTGGATATTCTTTCCAACTCTTCCAATCCAGTGGTTGCAGTGCAGAGTGAGCATATGATTCGCACTTTGATGGGTGCGGTAATCAACGGCACAGTTGGTTATTTAGTTGAAGAAGCGTCTGGTATATTGCGCCAGGTGATGACAGGAGCTCAAGGATCTTCACCATTGACTGATAATCCATACATTCTTAGGATATTTGTACATTTGATCCTATTTCTGCAAAGTATTGATGTTCCAGTTGGAGACGCTGAAAATGTATCCGTTATTTTATGTGGCTATATTGAATTATTAAGGCTGCAGAATATGGGGACAATTGCTCCGTTATATATTGCATACCTTCCTGATGATATTGCTATTGATACATACTCAGTCCTTCTGGCGACCATTACAGAACAGGATATACGAAAAGAGCATCTTCAATTGGGTCATAAATATGGACTTGACATGGCAAACACTATTCGGGCTGCAGTAGAGAGAGTATTTTCTGAAAATGAACACTTATATGACGACCAAGAGTTTACTGACATCTCGACTACCGTTTCAGAGTCTGATGTTAAGCTCTACCAATCGATTGAATGGTTCATTGACAGCAATATGTGGCCAGATGCTGTTCACTCAATGGCTGCGCTATATAGACGTTTCTTATCTGCTGGCAGAGTAGGTGCTGCTCGTGAGTTCGGAAATCGAATCAGTGTGTCGTACGTGGTTAAGCGCTACGATGGGCATATGATTGGATCAGGGCATAGTCTCACTAAGGTATCTACGGACTCACAGAACGAGCTGGCCGGGATCGAGAGAATCCAAGTTTTGGAATTTGAGCGACTTCTCAACTGCATCAACGACATTGCCAAGTGGGATCTTCACGTTCAAGTGCCTGATCAATCATCCAAACCTTGGAGAATGGATGCATTGGCGATTGTGGACTCCATATCAAGTCAAGTCTACGACTTATGTCTCAACTGGTTTAGACAAGAAGAATTTGAACTTGATCAACGCATTCAACGACTCCGAAGTATTTATTTGCCATACATCATCTTGGAATTGGGACGAGTATTAATAAGTGCACAGAAAGTTCATTCAGGATTCCTTAAACAGGCTGCTGAACTTGCCGTAGTTATAGCGGATGAGAAGCAGGGCCTGTATCGCCTGTTCCTTGCAAGTAACCAGTTAGAATCTCTCCTGACCATAGTTGCCACTGCTGTTACTGATGGTATGGCCCGTGGTGAATCAGGTATATTTGATGCTTGA
- the SEC14 gene encoding phosphatidylinositol/phosphatidylcholine transfer protein SEC14 (Phosphatidylinositol/phosphatidylcholine transfer protein; involved in regulating PtdIns, PtdCho, and ceramide metabolism, products of which regulate intracellular transport and UPR; has a role in localization of lipid raft proteins; functionally homologous to mammalian PITPs; SEC14 has a paralog, YKL091C, that arose from the whole genome duplication; GO_component: GO:0005794 - Golgi apparatus [Evidence IEA]; GO_component: GO:0005794 - Golgi apparatus [Evidence IDA] [PMID 1997207]; GO_component: GO:0000139 - Golgi membrane [Evidence IEA]; GO_component: GO:0000139 - Golgi membrane [Evidence IDA] [PMID 7816798]; GO_component: GO:0005737 - cytoplasm [Evidence IDA] [PMID 1997207]; GO_component: GO:0005829 - cytosol [Evidence IDA] [PMID 12869188]; GO_component: GO:0005829 - cytosol [Evidence IDA] [PMID 2466847]; GO_component: GO:0005622 - intracellular [Evidence IEA]; GO_component: GO:0016020 - membrane [Evidence IEA]; GO_function: GO:0008525 - phosphatidylcholine transporter activity [Evidence IDA,IMP] [PMID 10488334]; GO_function: GO:0008525 - phosphatidylcholine transporter activity [Evidence IDA] [PMID 10848624]; GO_function: GO:0008525 - phosphatidylcholine transporter activity [Evidence IDA] [PMID 2407740]; GO_function: GO:0008526 - phosphatidylinositol transporter activity [Evidence IDA,IMP] [PMID 10848624]; GO_function: GO:0008526 - phosphatidylinositol transporter activity [Evidence IDA,IMP] [PMID 2215682]; GO_function: GO:0008526 - phosphatidylinositol transporter activity [Evidence IDA] [PMID 2407740]; GO_function: GO:0005215 - transporter activity [Evidence IEA]; GO_process: GO:0043001 - Golgi to plasma membrane protein transport [Evidence IMP] [PMID 10848624]; GO_process: GO:0043001 - Golgi to plasma membrane protein transport [Evidence IMP] [PMID 19129178]; GO_process: GO:0043001 - Golgi to plasma membrane protein transport [Evidence IMP] [PMID 6754086]; GO_process: GO:0006896 - Golgi to vacuole transport [Evidence IGI,IMP] [PMID 18753406]; GO_process: GO:0048194 - Golgi vesicle budding [Evidence IDA] [PMID 9553090]; GO_process: GO:0048194 - Golgi vesicle budding [Evidence IDA] [PMID 9736710]; GO_process: GO:0030437 - ascospore formation [Evidence IMP] [PMID 14528019]; GO_process: GO:2001246 - negative regulation of phosphatidylcholine biosynthetic process [Evidence IDA,IMP] [PMID 7816798]; GO_process: GO:1901352 - negative regulation of phosphatidylglycerol biosynthetic process [Evidence IMP] [PMID 12869188]; GO_process: GO:0046488 - phosphatidylinositol metabolic process [Evidence IGI,IMP] [PMID 10567405]; GO_process: GO:0015914 - phospholipid transport [Evidence IDA] [PMID 10848624]; GO_process: GO:0015914 - phospholipid transport [Evidence IDA,IMP] [PMID 2215682]; GO_process: GO:0015914 - phospholipid transport [Evidence IDA] [PMID 2407740]; GO_process: GO:0015031 - protein transport [Evidence IEA]; GO_process: GO:0006810 - transport [Evidence IEA,IEA]), whose protein sequence is MYIACEKWREEFGTNTILEDFVYEEKPQVAKYYPQYYHKTDKDGRPVYIEQLGAVKISEMYKITSQERMLKNLVWEYEAFVRYRLPATSRQRGYLVETSCTILDLKGCSLSTASSVYSYLREASAIGQNYYPERMGKFYLLNAPFGFATVFSMIKGFLDPVTVEKIHILGSKYQSELLSQIPAENLPAKFGGKSVSAGSVELADDGPWRDMQFVGPEGLAPKSSVSVLSSIAGTPSPSSAASSRPPSRAASISSKRSQKLQPQ, encoded by the coding sequence ATGTACATCGCTTGCGAAAAATGGAGAGAAGAATTCGGCACAAATACGATTCTCGAGGATTTCGTCTATGAAGAAAAGCCCCAAGTGGCCAAATACTACCCTCAATACTATCATAAGACTGATAAGGATGGACGTCCTGTCTACATCGAACAGTTGGGTGCTGTCAAGATCTCGGAAATGTACAAAATCACGAGTCAAGAAAGAATGCTTAAGAACCTTGTTTGGGAGTATGAGGCTTTTGTTAGATACAGACTTCCCGCCACATCTCGTCAAAGAGGATATTTGGTCGAGACTTCGTGTACCATTTTAGACTTGAAGGGATGCTCTTTGAGCacagcttcttcagtttACTCTTACTTACGTGAAGCGTCTGCCATTGGCCAAAACTATTATCCTGAAAGAATGGGTAAATTCTACCTTTTAAATGCTCCCTTTGGGTTTGCTACAGTGTTCAGCATGATCAAGGGATTTTTAGATCCTGTTACTGTTGAGAAGATCCATATTCTCGGTTCAAAGTACCAATCTGAACTTCTTTCTCAGATTCCTGCTGAGAACTTACCTGCTAAGTTTGGTGGTAAGTCCGTTAGTGCTGGTAGTGTGGAGCTAGCTGATGATGGCCCTTGGCGTGATATGCAATTTGTTGGACCCGAGGGTTTGGCTCCTAAGTCGTCAGTAAGTGTCCTCTCCTCCATTGCCGGTACTCCTTCGCCATCTTCTGCTGCAAGTTCTCGTCCCCCCAGTAGAGCTGCTTCTATCTCATCCAAGCGTTCTCAAAAGCTTCAACCCCAGTAA